One segment of Stenotrophomonas sp. SAU14A_NAIMI4_8 DNA contains the following:
- a CDS encoding diguanylate cyclase, whose protein sequence is MPVLPQVVVDGDLADPLPQRILLVENSRAFTGMLREAIEQRLELPVVVASTLAEAGRLLSEEGGWFLVLTGLVLADGDRDAVVEFFLKRDLPTVVVSGVYDEDLRKRVLQQQIIDYVLKNTPGSIDYLVWLVQRLERNRRIAALVVDDSPSARGYAAALLRMYGHEVYEAADGSEGLAAIEAHPAIRLAVVDQEMPGMQGVEFTRRLRTLRSRDKVAVIGISGNTDASLIPRFLKNGANDFLRKPFSREEFFCRVSQNVDQLELIGTLQDLATRDFLTGLPNRRCFLEQSQRQLPQLQLHGQSVAVAMIDIDHFKHINDTYGHEAGDDALRAVARAVGDHARSQDLIARFGGEEFCLLVPDMEQDEALQYFEELRQRIAALEVDIGTATLRMTVSIGLCCLQPQRDSLHRLISEADRQLYLAKAGGRNRVSSTTVAPPQRAREPALS, encoded by the coding sequence ATGCCCGTCCTGCCGCAGGTCGTTGTCGATGGCGACCTGGCCGATCCCCTGCCGCAGCGGATCCTGCTGGTGGAAAATTCACGTGCGTTCACCGGCATGCTGCGCGAGGCGATCGAACAGCGCCTGGAGCTGCCTGTGGTGGTGGCATCCACCCTGGCCGAGGCCGGCCGCCTGCTGAGCGAGGAAGGCGGCTGGTTCCTGGTGCTGACCGGACTGGTGCTGGCCGATGGTGACCGCGATGCGGTGGTCGAGTTCTTCCTGAAGCGCGATCTGCCCACCGTGGTAGTCAGCGGCGTGTATGACGAAGACCTGCGCAAGCGCGTGCTGCAGCAGCAGATCATCGACTATGTGCTGAAGAACACGCCGGGCAGCATCGATTATCTGGTCTGGCTGGTACAGCGGCTGGAGCGCAACCGGCGCATCGCCGCGCTGGTGGTGGACGATTCGCCATCCGCACGGGGTTATGCAGCCGCGCTGCTGCGCATGTACGGCCATGAAGTGTACGAAGCGGCCGATGGCAGCGAAGGCCTGGCCGCCATCGAGGCCCATCCGGCCATCCGCCTGGCGGTGGTGGACCAGGAAATGCCGGGCATGCAGGGCGTGGAATTCACCCGCCGCCTGCGCACCCTGCGCTCGCGCGACAAGGTGGCGGTGATCGGCATTTCCGGCAACACCGACGCCTCGTTGATTCCGCGCTTCCTGAAGAACGGCGCCAACGATTTCCTGCGCAAGCCATTCTCGCGCGAAGAATTCTTCTGCCGCGTCTCGCAGAACGTGGACCAGCTGGAACTGATCGGCACGCTGCAGGATCTGGCCACCCGCGATTTCCTCACCGGCCTGCCCAACCGCCGCTGCTTCCTGGAACAGAGCCAGCGCCAGCTGCCGCAGCTGCAGTTGCATGGCCAGAGCGTGGCGGTGGCGATGATCGACATCGACCACTTCAAGCACATCAACGATACCTACGGCCACGAAGCCGGCGACGATGCCCTGCGCGCCGTCGCCCGCGCGGTGGGCGACCACGCGCGCAGCCAGGACCTGATCGCACGCTTTGGGGGCGAAGAATTCTGCCTGCTGGTGCCGGACATGGAACAGGACGAAGCGCTGCAGTACTTCGAGGAACTGCGCCAGCGCATCGCCGCGCTGGAAGTGGATATCGGTACCGCCACCCTGCGCATGACCGTCAGCATTGGCCTGTGCTGCCTGCAGCCGCAGCGCGATTCGCTGCACCGGCTGATTTCCGAAGCCGACCGCCAGCTGTACCTGGCCAAAGCCGGCGGCCGCAACCGGGTCAGCAGCACCACGGTGGCACCGCCACAGCGCGCGCGTGAGCCTGCTTTATCCTGA